In one Sporichthyaceae bacterium genomic region, the following are encoded:
- a CDS encoding branched-chain amino acid ABC transporter permease: protein MDSLIALSFNQHTFGPSIVNGVTTSGLYGLIAVSLVLSYRISRTIAFVHGGIVLAGTLLFWYLCSPNLNTGEDLLAGSGTSTNRPELPRIPVIIGLMLAGAAVAALYGYLVTSTKLALYPRVTLTNFALGMMLLLVGIIFRYNKASGEPAPPLPGGQHKFHVFIQVVTMHEVMTLILLAVIVVAFTALLQATRFGIFVRAVADNVEASKLVGVPIGQVGTTVYAMSGAISALGGILLGNYVGTDTNSILFIFLRALIVCVLGAFSSIPLALAGAVTLAILDSMLKSDVFGSVDVGYRELIVVFILFSVVILVDRFGKKGSSVLAH from the coding sequence ATGGATTCGCTGATAGCTCTCTCCTTCAATCAGCACACGTTCGGACCGTCGATCGTCAACGGGGTCACCACCTCGGGCCTGTACGGCCTGATCGCGGTTTCGTTGGTGCTCAGCTACCGGATCAGCCGAACCATCGCCTTCGTGCACGGCGGCATCGTGCTGGCCGGTACCTTGCTGTTCTGGTACCTGTGCTCGCCGAACCTGAACACCGGTGAGGATCTGTTGGCCGGGTCCGGCACGTCGACCAACCGGCCGGAGTTGCCACGCATCCCGGTGATCATCGGGTTGATGCTTGCCGGAGCGGCCGTCGCGGCGCTGTACGGCTACCTGGTCACCAGCACGAAGCTGGCGCTGTACCCACGGGTGACGCTGACCAACTTCGCACTGGGCATGATGCTGCTGTTGGTCGGCATCATCTTCCGCTACAACAAGGCCTCCGGTGAGCCCGCGCCGCCGCTGCCCGGCGGTCAGCACAAATTCCATGTCTTCATCCAAGTTGTGACGATGCACGAAGTGATGACGCTGATCCTGTTGGCGGTCATCGTGGTCGCGTTCACGGCGTTGCTGCAGGCCACTCGGTTCGGCATCTTCGTGCGCGCGGTGGCCGACAACGTCGAGGCCAGCAAGCTGGTCGGCGTCCCGATCGGTCAGGTCGGCACCACGGTCTACGCGATGTCCGGTGCGATCTCCGCGCTCGGCGGCATCTTGCTCGGCAACTACGTCGGCACCGACACCAACAGCATCCTGTTCATCTTCCTGCGCGCGCTGATCGTGTGCGTGCTCGGTGCCTTCTCCAGCATCCCGCTGGCGCTGGCGGGCGCGGTCACCCTGGCGATCCTCGACTCGATGTTGAAGTCCGACGTGTTCGGGTCTGTCGACGTCGGTTACCGCGAGCTCATCGTGGTGTTCATCTTGTTCTCGGTGGTCATCCTGGTGGACCGCTTCGGCAAGAAGGGTTCTTCCGTCCTCGCCCACTAG